A single region of the Candidatus Stygibacter australis genome encodes:
- a CDS encoding T9SS type A sorting domain-containing protein, producing the protein EVIFSFDSSDLLEGEYSTEIILATNDPAEEFIFITVNMTVFTVDNDPAGLPQVTGIQSVFPNPFNPQTCFKYALSEPANVKLDIYNIKGQLVKELVNEYQSGGNYSLIWQADKAVSGVYFYRFQAGNEYQTGKLILLK; encoded by the coding sequence TAGAAGTTATTTTCAGCTTTGACAGCAGTGACCTTTTAGAGGGAGAATACAGCACGGAAATTATTCTGGCTACCAATGACCCGGCAGAAGAATTCATATTTATCACAGTCAATATGACTGTATTCACGGTTGATAATGATCCGGCAGGATTACCTCAAGTCACTGGGATCCAATCAGTATTTCCTAATCCCTTTAATCCACAGACCTGCTTTAAATATGCATTATCAGAGCCAGCCAATGTGAAGCTGGATATCTACAATATTAAGGGTCAATTGGTGAAAGAATTAGTAAATGAATATCAGTCTGGGGGAAATTATTCGCTGATCTGGCAGGCAGATAAGGCAGTTAGCGGAGTTTATTTTTATAGATTCCAGGCAGGTAATGAGTATCAAACTGGTAAATTAATCTTATTGAAATAA